A stretch of the Rhizomicrobium sp. genome encodes the following:
- a CDS encoding NAD(P)/FAD-dependent oxidoreductase — protein sequence MALEHFDVIIVGAGLSGIGAGYHLQTNCPTKRYAILEGRDAIGGTWDLFRYPGIRSDSDMYTLGYSFKPWREAKAIADGPSIRKYVRDTAAENGIDTHIRFHHQVKRADWSSADARWTVEAETGPQKQLVRFTCNFLFMCSGYYDYAGGYAPDFLGSDSFAGKIVHPQFWPEDLDYRGKNVVVIGSGATAVTLVPEMAKDAAHVTMLQRSPTYVVSRPAEDAFANWLRTKLPPMLAYNITRWRNVLFGMFFFNMARKNPEKTKAGLIDMVKKELGPGYDVATHFTPRYNPWDQRLCLVPDSDLFQAIKTGRAEVVTDRIARFTPAGIALETGKEIPADIIVTATGLKMQLLSGLQIAVDGVARDLSKSMSYKGMMYSDVPNLASSFGYTNASWTLKCDLTCEYVCRILNYMDRKGVAIATPHNDDPTVQELPWLDFSSGYVQRALDVLPKQGSKKPWKLYQNYALDMVTLRYGKVNDGTLRFAKAHPVALPAPERMAAE from the coding sequence ATGGCTCTCGAGCATTTCGACGTCATCATCGTGGGCGCGGGCCTCAGCGGCATCGGCGCGGGCTACCATCTGCAGACCAATTGCCCGACCAAGCGCTACGCGATCCTCGAAGGCCGCGACGCCATCGGCGGCACCTGGGACCTGTTCCGCTATCCCGGCATCCGCTCCGACAGCGACATGTACACGCTGGGCTATTCCTTCAAGCCGTGGCGCGAAGCCAAGGCGATCGCCGACGGCCCTTCGATCCGCAAATATGTCCGGGACACCGCCGCCGAGAACGGCATCGACACGCACATCCGCTTCCACCACCAGGTCAAGCGCGCCGACTGGTCGAGCGCCGATGCGCGCTGGACCGTCGAAGCGGAGACCGGCCCGCAGAAGCAGCTTGTGCGCTTCACCTGCAATTTCCTTTTCATGTGCAGCGGCTATTACGATTACGCGGGAGGCTATGCGCCGGATTTCCTGGGCAGCGACAGCTTCGCCGGCAAGATCGTCCATCCCCAGTTCTGGCCGGAAGACCTCGATTATCGCGGCAAGAACGTCGTGGTGATCGGTTCCGGCGCCACGGCGGTGACGCTGGTGCCCGAGATGGCCAAGGATGCGGCGCATGTCACGATGCTGCAACGCTCGCCGACCTATGTCGTCTCGCGTCCCGCCGAAGACGCTTTCGCCAACTGGCTGCGCACCAAGCTGCCGCCGATGCTGGCCTACAACATCACGCGCTGGCGCAATGTGCTGTTCGGCATGTTCTTCTTCAACATGGCGCGCAAGAATCCAGAGAAGACCAAGGCCGGCCTGATCGACATGGTCAAGAAGGAGCTGGGGCCCGGCTACGACGTGGCGACCCATTTCACGCCGCGCTACAATCCCTGGGACCAGCGTCTCTGCCTCGTCCCCGACAGCGATCTGTTCCAGGCGATCAAGACCGGCAGGGCCGAAGTCGTCACCGACCGGATCGCGCGCTTCACGCCGGCCGGCATTGCGCTCGAAACCGGCAAGGAAATCCCAGCCGACATCATCGTCACCGCCACGGGCCTGAAGATGCAGCTTCTGAGCGGTCTGCAGATCGCGGTCGACGGCGTCGCCAGGGATCTCTCCAAGTCGATGTCCTACAAGGGCATGATGTATTCCGACGTGCCGAACCTCGCTTCGTCCTTCGGCTACACCAACGCGTCCTGGACGCTGAAATGCGACCTGACCTGCGAATATGTCTGCCGCATCCTGAACTACATGGACCGCAAGGGCGTCGCGATCGCCACGCCGCACAATGACGATCCGACGGTGCAGGAGCTGCCCTGGCTCGATTTCTCGTCCGGCTATGTCCAGCGCGCCCTCGACGTCCTGCCCAAGCAGGGTTCGAAGAAGCCGTGGAAGCTCTACCAGAACTACGCACTGGATATGGTGACGCTGCGCTACGGCAAGGTGAATGACGGCACGCTGCGGTTCGCCAAGGCGCATCCGGTCGCCTTGCCTGCGCCGGAGCGCATGGCAGCAGAATAG
- a CDS encoding DUF4142 domain-containing protein, translating into MNTKLLLGATALVALLTAANAAPDQPGHAKPTPGTANDTLSTLTDAAGHAVGTVDAATTTTLQGFVEAAAISDMYEVEAARIALKRSQNPEVKDFAQKMIEAHTGTTNALKLILVKLPSSPAAPAHVDNRRQGMLDELRGAKAVDFDGRYLSQQVDAHNEALLLMRGYAKNGDNPAVKAFAEKTATPVAEHLGMAHGLYDKYGRSS; encoded by the coding sequence ATGAACACGAAACTTCTTCTTGGCGCCACGGCGCTGGTCGCGCTGCTGACCGCCGCGAACGCCGCACCCGATCAGCCGGGACATGCCAAGCCCACGCCGGGAACCGCGAACGACACGCTGAGCACGCTGACGGATGCTGCCGGTCACGCCGTCGGCACCGTCGATGCCGCGACCACGACCACGCTGCAGGGCTTCGTCGAGGCCGCCGCGATCAGCGACATGTATGAGGTCGAAGCCGCCCGCATCGCGCTGAAGCGCTCGCAAAATCCCGAAGTGAAGGATTTCGCGCAGAAAATGATCGAGGCGCACACCGGCACCACGAACGCGCTCAAGCTCATTCTGGTGAAGCTTCCCAGCTCGCCCGCCGCGCCGGCCCATGTCGACAATCGCCGTCAGGGCATGCTCGACGAGTTGCGCGGCGCAAAGGCCGTCGATTTCGACGGCCGTTATCTCAGTCAACAGGTCGACGCGCACAATGAGGCGCTGCTCCTGATGCGCGGCTATGCGAAGAACGGCGACAATCCGGCCGTCAAGGCCTTCGCCGAGAAAACCGCGACGCCGGTCGCCGAGCATCTCGGCATGGCGCACGGCCTTTACGACAAATACGGCCGCAGCAGCTGA